Proteins encoded together in one Porites lutea chromosome 2, jaPorLute2.1, whole genome shotgun sequence window:
- the LOC140928928 gene encoding aquaporin-7-like: MRKEFLAKAKGFRLSPLMREATAEFWATFILVIFAVGSGAQMTLSDWRFGNFFSVNLGGGMGVTMGCYWAWGISGANMNPALTLAFAAAKRLPWKKVPVYWTAQVLGAFVASACVYGVYYDALNEFDGGVRHVLGPKGTAGIWATYPQPFLSTGNGFGDQVLGTALFVGCVFAITDKKNNAPDKGVAPFIIGLLVFVIGTTFGFNCGYAINPARDLGPRIFTAMAGWGGEVFTASNNWFWVPIFACFLGGVLGALIYVFFIEMHHDLEEGEETKPMELESIITSE; the protein is encoded by the exons ATG CGCAAAGAGTTCCTTGCCAAGGCCAAGGGTTTCCGCTTGTCTCCTTTAATGAGAGAAGCCACCGCGGAATTCTGGGCCACATTTATCCTTGTA ATCTTTGCTGTGGGGTCAGGAGCTCAGATGACTCTAAGCGACTGGAGGTTTGGAAATTTCTTCTCTGTTAACCTCGGCGGGGGCATGGGTGTAACGATGGGATGCTACTGGGCGTGGGGAATCTCAG GTGCTAACATGAACCCCGCCTTGACACTGGCTTTTGCGGCCGCTAAGAGATTGCCATGGAAGAAAGTTCCCGTATATTGGACGGCGCAGGTGCTAGGGGCGTTTGTGGCTTCAGCGTGTGTTTATGGCGTATATTACG ATGCCTTGAATGAATTCGATGGTGGTGTTCGTCACGTTCTTGGTCCAAAAGGCACAGCAGGGATCTGGGCGACTTATCCTCAGCCCTTCTTATCAACAGGAAATGGCTTCGGTGATCAG GTCCTTGGTACCGCGCTGTTTGTGGGCTGTGTCTTCGCCATCaccgacaaaaaaaataatgctccCGACAAAGGAGTAGCACCTTTTATTATCGGACTGTTGGTATTCGTCATCGGCACAACATTTGGATTCAATTGCGGTTATGCAATTAATCCTGCTAGGGATCTGGGACCAAGGATATTCACTGCCATGGCAGGATGGGGCGGCGAAGTGTTCAC GGCAAGCAATAACTGGTTTTGGGTTCCAATCTTTGCATGTTTCCTTGGCGGTGTCCTCGGTGCCTTGATCTATGTTTTCTTCATTGAAATGCACCACGATTTGGAGGAAGGAGAGGAGACCAAGCCGATGGAACTCGAGAGCATCATTACTAGTGAGTAA